In Miscanthus floridulus cultivar M001 chromosome 5, ASM1932011v1, whole genome shotgun sequence, one genomic interval encodes:
- the LOC136450225 gene encoding GTP-binding nuclear protein Ran-2-like, giving the protein MALPNQQVVDYPSFKLVIVGDGGTGKTTFVKRHLTGEFEKKYEPTIGVEVHPLDFSTNCGKIRFYCWDTAGQEKFGGLRDGYYIHGQCAIIMFDVTSRLTYKNVPTWHRDLCRVCENIPIVLCGNKVDVKNRQVKAKQVTFHRKKNLQYYEISAKSNYNFEKPFLYLARKLAGDQNLHFVEAVALKPPEVQIDMAMQQQHEAELAAAAAQPLPDDDDDLIE; this is encoded by the exons ATG GCGCTGCCGAATCAGCAGGTCGTGGATTACCCCAGCTTCAAGCTCGTCATCGTTGGCGACGGTGGAACTG GTAAAACCACATTTGTGAAGAGGCATCTTACTGGCGAGTTCGAGAAGAAATATGAGC CCACCATTGGTGTTGAAGTTCACCCTCTGGATTTTAGCACTAACTGTGGCAAAATTCGCTTCTATTGCTGGGACACTGCTGGTCAAGAAAAGTTCGGTGGCCTCAGGGATGGCTACTA CATTCATGGTCAGTGTGCCATCATTATGTTTGATGTGACTTCGAGGCTGACATACAAGAACGTGCCAACATGGCACAGAGACCTGTGCAG GGTGTGTGAGAACATCCCCATTGTTCTGTGTGGTAACAAGGTTGATGTAAAGAACAGGCAAGTCAAAGCCAAGCAAGTTACATTCCACAGGAAGAAGAACTTGCAGTACTATGAGATTTCTGCCAAGAGCAATTACAACTTTGAGAAGCCCTTCCTTTACCTTGCAAGGAAGCTGGCTGG GGATCAGAACCTTCACTTTGTCGAGGCTGTTGCTCTGAAGCCACCAGAAGTGCAGATTGAtatggccatgcagcagca GCACGAagctgagcttgctgctgccgcTGCGCAACCCCTccctgatgacgatgatgacctGATCGAATAG